GGGCGTACAAACGGGCACCAAGCGAACGTTCACCGTTGATGGATTTGAGTCTTCGTTTGGTGTCAACCATCTCGGGCATTTTCTGCTGGTTACCAAACTGCTGCCGATTTTGGCATCACCGGCCCGTGTGACTGTAGTCGCCAGCGGCACACATGATCCGGCCCAGAAAGCCGGACCACCGCCACCCGCCTGGAACGAGCCAGCCGCGCTGTTTCGCGGCGAACTAGGAGCAGGTGCCGCCAAGGATGGACCATTCGCCTTAGGTCAACGGCTGTATACCACGTCCGAGCTAGCGAACGTCTACTTCACCTATGCCTTGGCGCGCCGCGTCGCAACGGGCGTGACGGCGAATGCCTTTGATCCCGGACTGATGCCCGGCACCGGCCTTCTCCGCAACGCCGCGCCACCGCTCCGTTTTGTCGCGAAACACGTGCTGCCCCATGTTAAGCCTCTACTTCGCCGGTTTCTAACCCCCAATGTTCATACCGTCGAAGAATCAGGAGCCGCGCTTGCCCGCCTGATGACGGACCCGCTCCTTGGCAGCACGTCTGGCAAATACTTTGAAGGGCAGAAAGAAATTCGCTCTTCCACCGGGTCTTATGACACAGATCGAGCAGAGGAGCTCTGGAAGGTCAGCGAGGTCCTGACGGAAACAGAGTGAGTTGGGTTCTTGCGAGGCACTGTGTCCCAAGCATTGAGGGCTTCAGGACGCGGATTACTAGGCCTATTGGCGACCGGTTTCTTGCTGGTCGTTATCGTACGAAAGCTCCTTGATCGAAGTTATTATCGTGGGCCCACGACCGGACATTTCGATGGCCAGCGTTTTGCCAACCCCGATAGGAACGGCAGTAGTTCACGTGGACCGGCGGGCCAGCCACCCTTAGGTTTGCTGGTTCGCTATCTTGTTGGCAACGACGGTCGCCCTCAATGGCCTAAACGTATTGTCGTCACGCCTGCAAAGCCCGCAGACCGTGTGACAGGTGAGTCCATGGTTGCGACCTGGGTCGGCCACGCGACGGTGCTCATCCAGACGCAGGGTTTGAACA
This window of the Lichenicola cladoniae genome carries:
- a CDS encoding SDR family NAD(P)-dependent oxidoreductase, with the protein product MLACRDAKRAQAAVERLNGLGRSPGRRAEAMSLDLASLASVRAFATALIAKVSASSIPVLHGLVCNAGVQTGTKRTFTVDGFESSFGVNHLGHFLLVTKLLPILASPARVTVVASGTHDPAQKAGPPPPAWNEPAALFRGELGAGAAKDGPFALGQRLYTTSELANVYFTYALARRVATGVTANAFDPGLMPGTGLLRNAAPPLRFVAKHVLPHVKPLLRRFLTPNVHTVEESGAALARLMTDPLLGSTSGKYFEGQKEIRSSTGSYDTDRAEELWKVSEVLTETE